CCATGCCGCGTCCCCGCCAGATGGCCTGCAGCCACAGGCGCTCGCGGCGCGGATTGGGCTCGTACAGGGACATGGGGTCGTCAAAAGGCTCGGGGGGCGTGACCACCCCGGCCCGGACGGTGGGCAGCAGTTCGGCCAGGAGGTCGTCGGTGGCCCCGTGCAGCGTGAGTCTGGGGGTGGTGACCCGGAGGGCCAGGGGTGGATACAGCGCAGCCGGCATGCCCCCAGCAAACGACACGCTGCCCCGCACCATCATGCGCGAACTAGCTTAGTGGGGCCCTGGGTTTCTGCACGAATTGGCGCCGCGAGAGGGCACAGGTGGGGCCCGATCAGCCGCCGTGGCTCAGGGCCACGACCAGTGCGGCCAGCAGCGGCAGCAGCGCGCCCAGGCCCCAGACCACCCCGGCCCGGGCCAGCCCTGGGCGCAGCAGAAACAGCACCAGGGCCGCCGTGGCCAGCAGGGTCAGCAGGGCGTAGGCGAGCAGCACCCCCCGAGCATAGCGCCTGGGACAGGAAGAGGCAGTGGTCGGAAAAAAAATCTGTTGCTTCTGGCGTGACCGGGGCGCCCCACCGCCAAGTCCGGCGACGGGCCTCCTCGTTGAGGGCCTCTGCCCTACCGCTCGGCGCGCTTCTGGGCGTCGTCAAGGGCGGCCTTGGCGCTCAGCTTGCCGGTGGTGGCTTTCAGGATAGCCTCTTCCAGCAGGGCGGTCCAGGCGGCGTACTCGGGCAGGTTGGGGCGCGGCACGGCGCGGCCAATCTGGGCATGCGCGGCGCGCAGCTGCGGGTTTTTGCGGTACCAGTCGTCCAGCAGGGGCCCAGCCGCGCGCCGGGGCGGCACGTAGGCGGTGGCCTGCACCCAGTGGGCCAGCCGCGCAGGCTGCATCAGGAACTGCCAGAAGGCCAGGGCGCCAGCCTGTTCGGCGGCGGGGGTGCCCGCCGGCACAGCCAGGGTCGCGCCGCCCAGGGGCACCGTGCATTCACCGGGTTTCTCGCAGGGAAAGGGCGCAATGCCCAGGTTGAAAAACGGCAGCTTGCGCGCGTCAATCCAGTTCGCCACGCTGGCCAGCACAAAGACGTTCTGCCCCCGCGCAAAGTCGAAGGCGGCGCGGGTGGCTTCGTTCAGGGTGCGCGCCTGGGCCTGCCCGGCGGCGCTCATGCGCGCCAGCTGGGTCAGGGCCTCCACGGCGTCGGGGCTGTTCAGGCGCGGGGCCGAGCCGGACACCAGCTGCCCAGCGCGCGACAGCACGTTGGCCTCGAAGGTCCAGGCGTCGGCGGCGGCCACCAGCGGGCGGCGGCCACCAGTGGCCAGCGCGCGGCTCTGGGCTTCCAGTTGCGCCCAGGTATCGGGCGCTGTCAGCCCGGCGCGCCCCAGGGTGCCCGCGTTGTACATCAGCACCGGCACGCTGAGGTTCCAGGGCAGCCCGTAGGTGCGTCCATTCAGCTGCCCGGACTTCCAGGCCGCCGGATACAGGTCGCCCACCAGGGCGTCGGGCAGG
The window above is part of the Deinococcus aquaedulcis genome. Proteins encoded here:
- a CDS encoding ABC transporter substrate-binding protein, encoding MRRLALLTPLLALSLSSALAAPVRVEFWHAMGGVQGVVAGYAREFNAAQDAYEVVPQVQGNYRELLPKLQAALKAGKAPALVQLEFTQFPALAAGGQLADLSRAADALPDALVGDLYPAAWKSGQLNGRTYGLPWNLSVPVLMYNAGTLGRAGLTAPDTWAQLEAQSRALATGGRRPLVAAADAWTFEANVLSRAGQLVSGSAPRLNSPDAVEALTQLARMSAAGQAQARTLNEATRAAFDFARGQNVFVLASVANWIDARKLPFFNLGIAPFPCEKPGECTVPLGGATLAVPAGTPAAEQAGALAFWQFLMQPARLAHWVQATAYVPPRRAAGPLLDDWYRKNPQLRAAHAQIGRAVPRPNLPEYAAWTALLEEAILKATTGKLSAKAALDDAQKRAER